The Piliocolobus tephrosceles isolate RC106 unplaced genomic scaffold, ASM277652v3 unscaffolded_5434, whole genome shotgun sequence genome contains a region encoding:
- the LOC113220595 gene encoding sarcoplasmic/endoplasmic reticulum calcium ATPase 3-like isoform X4, with the protein MALSVLVTIEMCNALNSVSENQSLLRMPPWMNPWLLAAVAMSMALHFLILLVPPLPLIFQVTPLSGRQWVVVLQISLPVILLDEAFKYLSRNHVDGILRTVSQAWSRQPMTASWTPDHTGWILRVGDSEPPRTRGTASSCCQSYSEREEAGELSKGTGLSREWPDTCRDCVEGAGGHSARQACRD; encoded by the exons ATGGCCTTGTCCGTGCTCGTGACCATTGAAATGTGCAATGCCCTCAACAG CGTCTCGGAGAACCAGTCGCTGCTTCGGATGCCGCCCTGGATGAACCCCTGGCTGCTGGCGGCTGTGGCCATGTCCATGGCCCTGCACTTCCTCATCCTGCTCGTGCCGCCCCTGCCT CTCATTTTCCAGGTGACCCCACTGAGCGGGCGCCAGTGGGTGGTGGTGCTCCAGATATCTCTGCCTGTCATCCTGCTGGATGAGGCCTTCAAGTACCTGTCCCGGAACCACGTGGACG GCATTCTCAGGACAGTCTCGCAGGCCTGGAGTAGGCAGCCGATGACCGCCTCTTGGACCCCAGACCACACCGG GTGGATTCTGAGAGTGGGTGATTCTGAACCTCCAAGGACCAGGGGCACAGCATCATCTTGCTGTCAGAGCTACTCAGAGAGGGAGGAAGCCGGG GAGCTGAGCAAGGGAACTGGCCTGTCCAGGGAGTGGCCAGACACGTGTAGGGACTGCGTTGAGGGTGCAGGTGGGCACTCAGCAAGGCAAGCCTGCCGGGACTGA
- the LOC113220595 gene encoding sarcoplasmic/endoplasmic reticulum calcium ATPase 3-like isoform X3, translating into MALSVLVTIEMCNALNSVSENQSLLRMPPWMNPWLLAAVAMSMALHFLILLVPPLPLIFQVTPLSGRQWVVVLQISLPVILLDEAFKYLSRNHVDGILRTVSQAWSRQPMTASWTPDHTGLASLVSPCGWILRVGDSEPPRTRGTASSCCQSYSEREEAGELSKGTGLSREWPDTCRDCVEGAGGHSARQACRD; encoded by the exons ATGGCCTTGTCCGTGCTCGTGACCATTGAAATGTGCAATGCCCTCAACAG CGTCTCGGAGAACCAGTCGCTGCTTCGGATGCCGCCCTGGATGAACCCCTGGCTGCTGGCGGCTGTGGCCATGTCCATGGCCCTGCACTTCCTCATCCTGCTCGTGCCGCCCCTGCCT CTCATTTTCCAGGTGACCCCACTGAGCGGGCGCCAGTGGGTGGTGGTGCTCCAGATATCTCTGCCTGTCATCCTGCTGGATGAGGCCTTCAAGTACCTGTCCCGGAACCACGTGGACG GCATTCTCAGGACAGTCTCGCAGGCCTGGAGTAGGCAGCCGATGACCGCCTCTTGGACCCCAGACCACACCGGGTTGGCCTCTTTGGTGTCACCTTGTGG GTGGATTCTGAGAGTGGGTGATTCTGAACCTCCAAGGACCAGGGGCACAGCATCATCTTGCTGTCAGAGCTACTCAGAGAGGGAGGAAGCCGGG GAGCTGAGCAAGGGAACTGGCCTGTCCAGGGAGTGGCCAGACACGTGTAGGGACTGCGTTGAGGGTGCAGGTGGGCACTCAGCAAGGCAAGCCTGCCGGGACTGA
- the LOC113220595 gene encoding sarcoplasmic/endoplasmic reticulum calcium ATPase 3-like isoform X5, with product MALSVLVTIEMCNALNSVSENQSLLRMPPWMNPWLLAAVAMSMALHFLILLVPPLPLIFQVTPLSGRQWVVVLQISLPVILLDEAFKYLSRNHVDGILRTVSQAWSRQPMTASWTPDHTGLASLVSPCGS from the exons ATGGCCTTGTCCGTGCTCGTGACCATTGAAATGTGCAATGCCCTCAACAG CGTCTCGGAGAACCAGTCGCTGCTTCGGATGCCGCCCTGGATGAACCCCTGGCTGCTGGCGGCTGTGGCCATGTCCATGGCCCTGCACTTCCTCATCCTGCTCGTGCCGCCCCTGCCT CTCATTTTCCAGGTGACCCCACTGAGCGGGCGCCAGTGGGTGGTGGTGCTCCAGATATCTCTGCCTGTCATCCTGCTGGATGAGGCCTTCAAGTACCTGTCCCGGAACCACGTGGACG GCATTCTCAGGACAGTCTCGCAGGCCTGGAGTAGGCAGCCGATGACCGCCTCTTGGACCCCAGACCACACCGGGTTGGCCTCTTTGGTGTCACCTTGTGG GAGCTGA
- the LOC113220595 gene encoding sarcoplasmic/endoplasmic reticulum calcium ATPase 3-like isoform X6, giving the protein MALSVLVTIEMCNALNSVSENQSLLRMPPWMNPWLLAAVAMSMALHFLILLVPPLPLIFQVTPLSGRQWVVVLQISLPVILLDEAFKYLSRNHVDGILRTVSQAWSRQPMTASWTPDHTGS; this is encoded by the exons ATGGCCTTGTCCGTGCTCGTGACCATTGAAATGTGCAATGCCCTCAACAG CGTCTCGGAGAACCAGTCGCTGCTTCGGATGCCGCCCTGGATGAACCCCTGGCTGCTGGCGGCTGTGGCCATGTCCATGGCCCTGCACTTCCTCATCCTGCTCGTGCCGCCCCTGCCT CTCATTTTCCAGGTGACCCCACTGAGCGGGCGCCAGTGGGTGGTGGTGCTCCAGATATCTCTGCCTGTCATCCTGCTGGATGAGGCCTTCAAGTACCTGTCCCGGAACCACGTGGACG GCATTCTCAGGACAGTCTCGCAGGCCTGGAGTAGGCAGCCGATGACCGCCTCTTGGACCCCAGACCACACCGG GAGCTGA
- the LOC113220595 gene encoding sarcoplasmic/endoplasmic reticulum calcium ATPase 3-like isoform X2: MALSVLVTIEMCNALNSVSENQSLLRMPPWMNPWLLAAVAMSMALHFLILLVPPLPLIFQVTPLSGRQWVVVLQISLPVILLDEAFKYLSRNHVDGILRTVSQAWSRQPMTASWTPDHTGWILRVGDSEPPRTRGTASSCCQSYSEREEAGVSSRSWGFTQRQWPCGWTAVRGPRLGWAVTEACIGAAGLLGATSGRNVPQGKGWRDYK, from the exons ATGGCCTTGTCCGTGCTCGTGACCATTGAAATGTGCAATGCCCTCAACAG CGTCTCGGAGAACCAGTCGCTGCTTCGGATGCCGCCCTGGATGAACCCCTGGCTGCTGGCGGCTGTGGCCATGTCCATGGCCCTGCACTTCCTCATCCTGCTCGTGCCGCCCCTGCCT CTCATTTTCCAGGTGACCCCACTGAGCGGGCGCCAGTGGGTGGTGGTGCTCCAGATATCTCTGCCTGTCATCCTGCTGGATGAGGCCTTCAAGTACCTGTCCCGGAACCACGTGGACG GCATTCTCAGGACAGTCTCGCAGGCCTGGAGTAGGCAGCCGATGACCGCCTCTTGGACCCCAGACCACACCGG GTGGATTCTGAGAGTGGGTGATTCTGAACCTCCAAGGACCAGGGGCACAGCATCATCTTGCTGTCAGAGCTACTCAGAGAGGGAGGAAGCCGGGGTGAGCTCCCGTTCCTGGGGATTTACGCAGAGGCAGTGGCCGTGTGGCTGGACTGCTGTGCGGGGGCCTAGGTTGGGCTGGGCAGTGACTGAGGCCTGCATTGGGGCAGCTGGGTTGTTGGGGGCTACCTCTGGCAGGAATGTGCCCCAGGGGAAGGGGTGGAGGGACTATAAATAG
- the LOC113220595 gene encoding sarcoplasmic/endoplasmic reticulum calcium ATPase 3-like isoform X1 — translation MALSVLVTIEMCNALNSVSENQSLLRMPPWMNPWLLAAVAMSMALHFLILLVPPLPLIFQVTPLSGRQWVVVLQISLPVILLDEAFKYLSRNHVDGILRTVSQAWSRQPMTASWTPDHTGLASLVSPCGWILRVGDSEPPRTRGTASSCCQSYSEREEAGVSSRSWGFTQRQWPCGWTAVRGPRLGWAVTEACIGAAGLLGATSGRNVPQGKGWRDYK, via the exons ATGGCCTTGTCCGTGCTCGTGACCATTGAAATGTGCAATGCCCTCAACAG CGTCTCGGAGAACCAGTCGCTGCTTCGGATGCCGCCCTGGATGAACCCCTGGCTGCTGGCGGCTGTGGCCATGTCCATGGCCCTGCACTTCCTCATCCTGCTCGTGCCGCCCCTGCCT CTCATTTTCCAGGTGACCCCACTGAGCGGGCGCCAGTGGGTGGTGGTGCTCCAGATATCTCTGCCTGTCATCCTGCTGGATGAGGCCTTCAAGTACCTGTCCCGGAACCACGTGGACG GCATTCTCAGGACAGTCTCGCAGGCCTGGAGTAGGCAGCCGATGACCGCCTCTTGGACCCCAGACCACACCGGGTTGGCCTCTTTGGTGTCACCTTGTGG GTGGATTCTGAGAGTGGGTGATTCTGAACCTCCAAGGACCAGGGGCACAGCATCATCTTGCTGTCAGAGCTACTCAGAGAGGGAGGAAGCCGGGGTGAGCTCCCGTTCCTGGGGATTTACGCAGAGGCAGTGGCCGTGTGGCTGGACTGCTGTGCGGGGGCCTAGGTTGGGCTGGGCAGTGACTGAGGCCTGCATTGGGGCAGCTGGGTTGTTGGGGGCTACCTCTGGCAGGAATGTGCCCCAGGGGAAGGGGTGGAGGGACTATAAATAG